Within Candidatus Limnocylindria bacterium, the genomic segment CATCCTCGTTCGTCCACGGCTGCCGCATCGCTGCCGCTGCGGACTGCGCGAGTACGATGTCCGGCCGTGCGAGAGGACCGCGCAGGCACCTGCCAACGACGCCCGATGTTGCTGCGCAACCTGTCGCGATGACGCCCGCCGTCGATCTTGCTGGCACCTTCGTGTTTGCGCTCAGCGGTGCGGTTGCGGGCGTTCGTCGCGAACTCGATCTCTTCGGCGTCGTCGTGGTCGCGCTCGCGGCAGGTATCGCGGGCGGGATCTTGCGTGATGTGCTTCTTGACCAGAGTCCCCCGATTGCGCTTGGCGATTGGCGGTTCGTCGCGGCCTGCGTCCTCGCGAGCGTCGTCGTCCTCGTCTGGCATCGGGGGCTCGGCCGCGCGGCCGGCGTCGTCGTCGTGTTCGACGCGGCCGGCCTCGCACTCTTCGCCGTAACCGGGACCCTGCGAGCGCTGACGCTGTCGGTCGAACCGGTGGGGGCGATCGTCGTGGGCGTCCTCACGGGGATCGGTGGTGGCATCGCACGCGACCTCCTTGTGGGCGAGATCCCTTTCGTCTTGCAGCGGGACGTGTACGCCCTCGCGGCGCTCGCCGGCTCGGTCACCATGGCCGTGGGTTACGAGCTCGCCCTTCCCCTCGGCCTCGTGGCCCCATCCGCCGCGATCATCTGTTTCGTCACGAGAGTGATCGCGTGGCGTCGCGGCTGGAATCTCCAGCGCGTGCGCGCGGACTAACCGTCGCGCGGTGCGCAGCCGTCGTTCAGAGTCCGCGGG encodes:
- a CDS encoding trimeric intracellular cation channel family protein — translated: MTPAVDLAGTFVFALSGAVAGVRRELDLFGVVVVALAAGIAGGILRDVLLDQSPPIALGDWRFVAACVLASVVVLVWHRGLGRAAGVVVVFDAAGLALFAVTGTLRALTLSVEPVGAIVVGVLTGIGGGIARDLLVGEIPFVLQRDVYALAALAGSVTMAVGYELALPLGLVAPSAAIICFVTRVIAWRRGWNLQRVRAD